In the Elioraea tepida genome, one interval contains:
- a CDS encoding ABC transporter substrate-binding protein, translated as MITEATLDRRTLLAGAAAAPVLMTAAEALAQGREPRRGGILNSIITPEPPLLVLGVNNQGPTLIVASKIYQGLLTVSPKLEPEPVLARSWARSEDGLTYTFSLERGVKWHDGRDFTAEDVIFSIMKFHMEVNPRARAILQRIDKAEAPDAHTVRFTLKAPFEPFLLIFDVTGCAIVPKHIYDGTDYRNNPANATPIGTGPFRLAEWQRGNFIRLVRNDAYWKPGQPYLDGITWRIVPDSQSRALALQTGQVQMTTSNDIEPFDVPRFQAQPNLEVRQDGWELFAPLSWIEINNRLDNLKDPRFRRAIAHAVDRNFIAQRLWFGVGKPATSPIASATRFHDPSVQMPAFNPREAIAILDGMGLRPNAQGIRASFKMMQLPYGEVWNRLSEYLRQALRQVGLEVTLESTDVAGWVRRLANWEFETTINFVYQWGDPTLGVERTYVTSNIQKVAFTNTAGYSNPEVDRLFEAARNAAQAEERRRLFSEVQKKLVEDMPLVWLMELSFPTIHDRRLRNVITTGTGVHKSFDDVFFAA; from the coding sequence ATGATCACCGAAGCGACGCTCGACCGCCGCACCCTGCTTGCCGGTGCCGCCGCTGCGCCAGTGTTGATGACGGCCGCCGAGGCGCTGGCGCAAGGGCGCGAGCCGCGCCGCGGCGGCATCCTGAACAGCATCATCACGCCCGAGCCGCCTCTGCTCGTGCTCGGCGTGAACAACCAGGGGCCGACGCTGATCGTCGCCTCGAAGATTTATCAGGGCCTCCTCACCGTCTCGCCCAAGCTCGAGCCGGAGCCCGTGCTCGCAAGGTCCTGGGCCCGCAGCGAGGACGGCCTGACCTACACCTTCTCGCTCGAGCGGGGCGTGAAGTGGCATGACGGGCGCGACTTCACCGCCGAGGACGTGATCTTCTCGATCATGAAGTTTCACATGGAGGTGAACCCGCGTGCGCGGGCGATCCTGCAGCGGATCGACAAGGCGGAAGCGCCGGACGCGCACACCGTGCGCTTCACGCTCAAGGCACCGTTTGAGCCGTTCCTCCTGATCTTCGACGTCACCGGCTGCGCGATCGTGCCCAAGCACATCTACGACGGCACCGACTACCGAAACAACCCAGCGAACGCGACTCCGATCGGAACCGGACCGTTCCGCCTGGCGGAATGGCAGCGCGGCAACTTCATCCGCCTCGTCCGGAACGACGCCTACTGGAAGCCCGGCCAGCCCTATCTCGACGGCATCACGTGGCGGATCGTCCCGGACAGCCAGAGCCGCGCGCTCGCCCTGCAGACGGGCCAGGTGCAGATGACCACCTCGAACGACATCGAGCCGTTCGACGTTCCGCGCTTCCAGGCACAGCCGAACCTCGAAGTGCGGCAGGACGGTTGGGAACTGTTCGCCCCGCTCTCCTGGATCGAGATCAACAATCGGCTCGACAACCTGAAGGACCCGCGCTTCCGCCGCGCGATCGCGCATGCGGTGGACCGGAACTTCATCGCCCAGAGGCTGTGGTTCGGCGTCGGCAAGCCAGCGACCAGCCCGATCGCCTCGGCCACACGCTTCCACGATCCCTCCGTGCAGATGCCGGCCTTCAACCCGCGCGAGGCGATCGCGATCCTCGACGGCATGGGCTTGCGGCCGAACGCGCAAGGCATCCGTGCCTCGTTCAAGATGATGCAGCTTCCCTATGGCGAGGTGTGGAACCGACTGTCGGAGTATCTCCGCCAGGCATTGCGGCAGGTCGGGCTCGAGGTCACGCTCGAGAGCACCGATGTCGCGGGCTGGGTTCGCCGTCTCGCGAACTGGGAGTTCGAGACCACGATCAACTTCGTCTATCAGTGGGGCGACCCGACCCTCGGTGTCGAGCGAACCTACGTGACCTCGAACATCCAGAAGGTCGCCTTTACCAACACCGCCGGATACTCGAACCCCGAGGTCGACCGGCTGTTCGAGGCGGCGCGCAACGCCGCGCAGGCGGAGGAACGTCGGCGTCTTTTCTCCGAGGTGCAAAAGAAGCTGGTCGAGGACATGCCGCTTGTGTGGCTCATGGAGCTCTCCTTCCCGACGATCCATGACCGTCGCCTGCGCAACGTGATCACCACGGGCACCGGCGTGCACAAGAGCTTCGACGACGTCTTCTTCGCCGCCTGA
- a CDS encoding histone deacetylase family protein, which yields MRVFHHPDQMLHAPRFFLMRGKVVPCFEVPARAAALLAGAEALGLTVVTPPAAPPPLLASVHDEGYLHFLREGWTAWSAQHEAGPEIVPNMHPTPEMLAQGGRMGSGIVSQAGWYMADTACAIGPATWASAVAAAACAAAAAAEVAAGARAAYALCRPPGHHAYAARAGGHCYLNNSALAAETLRASGAARVAVLDIDSHHGNGTQGIFWYRPDVLTVSVHGDPNFYYPWYVGHASERGGPGGEGANLNHPLPRRAGDGPWLEAIDAGCDAIAGFGADALVLALGFDASAHEPLGFLEVSDDAFARAGARIAALGLPTVIVQEGGYAVEALPVLLDRFMAGFGG from the coding sequence ATGCGCGTCTTCCATCACCCAGACCAGATGCTGCATGCCCCACGCTTCTTCCTGATGCGCGGCAAGGTCGTGCCCTGCTTCGAGGTGCCCGCGAGGGCTGCCGCTCTGCTCGCCGGGGCGGAAGCGCTCGGCTTGACGGTGGTCACCCCTCCCGCCGCGCCGCCGCCGCTGCTCGCCTCGGTGCATGACGAGGGCTATCTCCACTTCCTGCGCGAGGGCTGGACCGCGTGGTCGGCGCAGCACGAGGCGGGGCCGGAGATCGTTCCCAACATGCACCCGACACCGGAGATGCTCGCCCAAGGCGGGCGGATGGGCAGCGGGATCGTTTCGCAAGCCGGTTGGTACATGGCCGACACGGCCTGTGCGATCGGTCCCGCGACCTGGGCGTCGGCTGTGGCCGCCGCCGCGTGCGCAGCCGCCGCCGCCGCGGAGGTCGCCGCCGGTGCACGGGCGGCCTATGCGCTCTGCCGGCCGCCCGGCCATCACGCCTATGCCGCGCGCGCCGGCGGGCACTGCTACCTCAACAACAGCGCGCTCGCGGCCGAGACGCTGCGGGCCTCGGGGGCTGCGCGCGTCGCAGTGCTCGACATCGACAGCCATCACGGCAACGGCACGCAGGGGATCTTCTGGTATCGGCCCGATGTGCTAACGGTCAGCGTCCACGGCGATCCGAACTTCTACTATCCCTGGTATGTCGGTCACGCGAGCGAGCGCGGCGGCCCTGGCGGAGAAGGCGCAAACCTCAACCATCCGCTGCCGCGACGTGCGGGAGACGGGCCCTGGCTCGAGGCGATCGACGCCGGCTGCGATGCGATCGCCGGGTTCGGGGCGGACGCGCTCGTGCTCGCGCTCGGTTTCGATGCCTCGGCGCACGAGCCGCTCGGCTTCCTCGAGGTCTCGGATGATGCCTTCGCCCGCGCCGGAGCGCGCATCGCGGCGCTCGGCCTGCCGACCGTGATTGTGCAGGAGGGCGGATACGCGGTCGAGGCCCTGCCGGTTCTGCTCGACCGCTTCATGGCCGGGTTCGGCGGCTGA
- a CDS encoding molybdopterin molybdotransferase MoeA, whose amino-acid sequence MISVAEARQRILAALSPVGPEVVALSAAWGRVLAAPVAARLDKPGADVSAMDGFAVRAEDCARPPARLRVVGSAPAGHPFRGTVGPGEAVRLFTGSVIPAGADSVVVQEDTDFAERGEGAGEVEIRVVPKPGAHVRPRAGDFAHGTMLLSPPRRLTARDVGLAASAGHAWLTVRRRPRVAILATGDEVTLPGDPVPEGGVVSSNGFVLESVVRAAGGEPILLPIAPDDPEAIAAAVAAARGADLVVTSGGASVGQHDLVRPALAPLGLALDFWKIAMRPGKPFMFGRVGDAALIGLPGNPVSATVCAILFLVPAIERLLGLPGAAPATVRARAGARLAANDHRADHLRATLARDADGVLVATPAARQDSSQMAVLAAADALILRPPDAPEVAAGEWVDVIPLGGRDI is encoded by the coding sequence ATGATCTCGGTCGCCGAGGCGCGGCAGCGTATTCTCGCCGCTCTCTCCCCGGTCGGCCCCGAAGTGGTCGCGCTTTCGGCCGCCTGGGGGAGGGTGCTCGCCGCTCCCGTGGCGGCGCGGCTCGACAAGCCGGGGGCGGATGTCTCGGCGATGGACGGGTTTGCGGTGCGCGCGGAGGATTGCGCCCGCCCGCCGGCGCGGCTTCGTGTCGTCGGCTCCGCGCCTGCCGGTCATCCCTTCCGGGGAACCGTGGGGCCGGGCGAGGCGGTTCGCCTGTTCACGGGAAGCGTCATCCCCGCGGGCGCCGATTCGGTCGTGGTCCAGGAGGACACCGACTTCGCCGAGCGGGGCGAGGGGGCAGGCGAGGTCGAGATTCGCGTTGTGCCGAAGCCCGGAGCGCATGTGCGCCCGCGCGCGGGGGATTTCGCTCACGGAACAATGCTGCTCTCGCCGCCACGCCGGCTCACCGCGCGGGACGTCGGCCTCGCGGCTTCGGCCGGCCACGCCTGGCTCACGGTGCGCCGCCGGCCGCGGGTGGCGATCCTTGCGACCGGCGACGAGGTCACCCTGCCCGGCGACCCTGTGCCCGAGGGCGGGGTGGTATCCTCGAACGGTTTCGTGCTCGAGTCGGTGGTGCGCGCTGCAGGCGGAGAGCCGATCCTGTTGCCGATCGCGCCGGACGATCCCGAGGCGATCGCGGCCGCCGTCGCCGCCGCGCGGGGGGCCGATCTCGTGGTCACCTCGGGGGGCGCCTCAGTCGGCCAGCATGATCTCGTCCGCCCCGCACTCGCCCCGCTCGGGCTTGCGCTCGATTTCTGGAAGATCGCGATGCGACCGGGAAAGCCCTTCATGTTCGGCAGGGTGGGCGATGCGGCGCTGATCGGCCTTCCCGGCAACCCGGTCTCGGCCACCGTGTGCGCAATCCTGTTCCTCGTGCCTGCGATCGAGCGCCTGCTCGGCCTTCCCGGTGCGGCGCCTGCGACCGTGCGGGCGCGCGCTGGCGCGAGGCTTGCCGCGAATGACCACAGGGCAGACCATCTTCGTGCCACGCTGGCGCGCGATGCTGACGGCGTTTTGGTGGCGACGCCCGCGGCACGGCAGGATTCGTCGCAGATGGCCGTCCTCGCTGCGGCGGATGCGCTGATCCTGCGGCCGCCCGATGCGCCAGAGGTTGCAGCAGGGGAATGGGTTGACGTGATCCCGCTTGGCGGGAGAGACATCTGA
- the trpC gene encoding indole-3-glycerol phosphate synthase TrpC: MSAVAERMPDALARICARTRADLAVLKAARPAAVLEREALAAPPTRGFARALAEAAARRYGLIAEIKKASPSAGLIRPDFDPTALARAYAEGGATCLSVLTDRPFFQGAPEHLVAARGAVHLPVLRKDFMLDLWQVLEARAMGADCILLIMACLEDSEAASLERLATDLGMDVLVEVHDERELDRALALASPLIGINNRDLRTLTTDLATTERLAPRVPPGRLVVAESGLGTPADLARMARAGARAFLIGESLMRQGDVAAATRSLLA; this comes from the coding sequence ATGAGTGCGGTCGCGGAACGGATGCCGGATGCGCTCGCGCGCATCTGCGCCCGCACGCGCGCCGATCTCGCAGTGCTCAAGGCGGCACGGCCCGCCGCCGTGCTCGAGCGCGAGGCGCTCGCCGCCCCCCCGACGCGCGGCTTCGCCCGGGCGCTTGCGGAGGCCGCGGCACGTCGCTACGGCCTGATCGCCGAGATCAAGAAGGCCTCGCCCTCGGCCGGGCTGATCCGCCCCGACTTCGACCCTACCGCGCTCGCCCGCGCCTATGCCGAGGGTGGGGCGACCTGCCTCTCCGTGCTGACCGATCGGCCCTTCTTCCAAGGTGCTCCGGAACATCTCGTCGCCGCTCGCGGCGCCGTGCACCTGCCCGTGCTGCGCAAGGACTTCATGCTCGACCTCTGGCAGGTTCTCGAGGCACGCGCGATGGGGGCGGATTGCATCCTCCTCATCATGGCCTGCCTCGAGGACTCGGAGGCGGCCTCGCTCGAACGTCTCGCGACTGACCTCGGCATGGATGTTCTCGTCGAGGTGCATGACGAGCGCGAGCTCGACCGTGCGCTCGCTCTCGCCTCACCGTTGATCGGCATCAACAACCGCGACCTCCGTACGCTCACGACCGACCTTGCCACCACCGAGCGCCTCGCGCCGCGCGTTCCGCCCGGTCGGCTCGTCGTCGCCGAAAGCGGGCTCGGCACGCCGGCCGATCTCGCGCGGATGGCCCGGGCCGGGGCGCGCGCCTTCCTCATCGGCGAGAGCCTGATGCGGCAGGGCGATGTCGCTGCCGCTACCCGCTCCCTTCTTGCCTGA
- a CDS encoding threonine aldolase family protein — MSYAPKPEAIPPGLINLYSDTQTKPTPGMREAIARAEVGDEQRGEDPTINTLCARVADLLGKEAAMFLPSGTMCNEIALLVHCRPGDEVIGASDCHILVAEGGAPAALASVLVTPLRSVRGLFTPADVEAAIRPPSRYAPRTRLLAAEQTANMGGGTVWPVAQLNEVADTAKRHGLATHLDGARLMNAVVASGVPAAEHAKGFDTAWIDFTKGLGAPVGAVLAGSLALIGEAWRWKQRLGGAFRQGGICAAGCLYALDHHVERLAEDHAHARLLVAGLAQLPGIAVETPETNLVFFDVSGTGMTAEAFCVALEAEGVRMGAMGRTRVRACTHLDVTERDMRTALGAVERVLAAVRRAA; from the coding sequence ATGAGCTACGCGCCCAAACCCGAGGCCATCCCGCCTGGCCTGATCAACCTCTACTCCGACACGCAGACGAAGCCCACGCCCGGCATGCGCGAGGCGATCGCCCGCGCCGAGGTGGGCGACGAGCAGCGCGGCGAGGACCCGACGATCAACACGCTCTGCGCTCGCGTGGCGGACCTCCTCGGCAAGGAGGCGGCGATGTTCCTCCCCTCAGGCACGATGTGCAACGAGATCGCGCTCCTCGTCCATTGCCGGCCCGGCGACGAGGTGATCGGCGCATCCGACTGCCATATCCTGGTCGCCGAGGGTGGCGCGCCGGCGGCGCTCGCCTCCGTCCTTGTCACCCCGCTTCGCTCCGTTCGCGGTCTTTTCACGCCGGCCGATGTCGAGGCGGCCATCCGCCCCCCGAGCCGCTATGCGCCGCGCACACGGCTGTTGGCGGCCGAGCAGACGGCGAACATGGGCGGCGGAACGGTCTGGCCCGTCGCGCAGCTGAACGAGGTTGCGGACACGGCGAAGCGCCACGGGCTCGCCACCCATCTCGATGGCGCGCGGCTGATGAACGCCGTCGTTGCCTCCGGCGTTCCCGCAGCGGAGCACGCGAAGGGCTTCGATACGGCCTGGATCGATTTCACAAAGGGGCTCGGCGCTCCGGTCGGCGCCGTGCTCGCGGGCTCGCTGGCGCTGATCGGCGAGGCCTGGCGGTGGAAGCAGCGGCTCGGCGGCGCGTTCCGCCAGGGCGGCATCTGCGCCGCCGGCTGCCTCTACGCGCTCGACCATCATGTCGAGCGTCTGGCCGAGGACCATGCGCATGCGCGCCTGCTCGTCGCTGGGCTCGCCCAGCTTCCCGGCATCGCCGTCGAGACTCCCGAGACCAACCTCGTCTTCTTCGACGTCTCCGGAACCGGAATGACCGCGGAGGCGTTCTGCGTTGCGCTCGAGGCGGAAGGCGTGCGGATGGGCGCGATGGGGCGGACGCGCGTGCGCGCCTGCACCCACCTCGACGTGACCGAGCGGGACATGCGAACCGCGCTCGGTGCGGTTGAGCGCGTTCTTGCGGCCGTGCGCCGCGCGGCCTGA
- the trpD gene encoding anthranilate phosphoribosyltransferase, protein MSVTVVGAAPRTLKPVLARLAEGEPLSEADAEAAFDLLMSGEATPAQIAGLLMALRVRGETVAEITGAARAMRAKMSRVAAPEGAIDVCGTGGDAAGTLNISTAVAFVVAGAGVPVAKHGNRAVSSRSGAADVLAALGVNLEAPFPVIEAAMRQARVAFLLAPRHHAAMRHVAGPRVELGIRTIFNLLGPLSNPAGVRRQLMGVFSRTWLRPLAETLGRLGCDRAWVVHGSDGLDELTVTGPSHVAAWEEGRVREFTLSPEEAGLPLGSPAALKGGDAAENAEALRALLDGMGGPYRNAVLLNAAAALVIAGRADGLRAGVEMAARSIDEGSAKAALEALVSITKGGRP, encoded by the coding sequence ATGAGCGTCACCGTGGTCGGGGCGGCCCCGCGCACGCTCAAGCCCGTTCTCGCGCGTCTCGCCGAGGGCGAGCCGCTGAGCGAGGCGGACGCGGAGGCGGCGTTCGACCTCCTGATGTCGGGCGAGGCGACGCCGGCGCAGATCGCGGGGCTGTTGATGGCTCTGCGCGTGCGCGGCGAAACGGTCGCCGAGATCACCGGGGCGGCGCGGGCGATGCGGGCGAAGATGAGCCGTGTGGCTGCACCCGAGGGAGCGATCGACGTCTGCGGAACGGGTGGCGATGCCGCCGGCACGCTCAACATCTCGACCGCCGTCGCCTTCGTAGTCGCCGGCGCGGGCGTGCCTGTCGCCAAGCACGGCAACCGGGCCGTGTCCTCAAGGTCGGGTGCGGCGGATGTGCTCGCCGCCCTTGGCGTGAATCTCGAGGCGCCCTTTCCCGTCATCGAGGCGGCGATGCGGCAGGCACGCGTGGCCTTCCTGCTCGCACCGCGCCACCACGCGGCGATGCGCCACGTCGCCGGCCCGCGCGTCGAGCTCGGCATCCGCACGATCTTCAACCTGCTGGGCCCGCTCTCGAATCCCGCCGGCGTGAGGCGCCAGCTCATGGGCGTGTTCTCGCGCACCTGGCTCCGCCCGCTCGCCGAGACGCTCGGCCGGTTGGGGTGCGACCGCGCCTGGGTGGTGCATGGCTCGGACGGGCTCGATGAGCTGACGGTGACCGGCCCGAGCCACGTCGCCGCGTGGGAGGAGGGGAGGGTGCGGGAGTTCACCCTCTCGCCCGAGGAGGCCGGGCTGCCGCTTGGCAGCCCTGCGGCGCTGAAGGGGGGCGATGCGGCCGAGAATGCCGAGGCGCTTCGTGCCCTGCTCGATGGCATGGGCGGGCCGTACCGAAACGCTGTGCTGCTCAATGCCGCGGCGGCGCTCGTGATCGCCGGCCGCGCCGATGGGCTGCGCGCGGGGGTAGAGATGGCCGCCCGCTCGATCGACGAAGGGTCTGCGAAGGCGGCGCTCGAAGCGCTCGTCTCGATCACGAAAGGGGGGCGGCCATGA
- the moaC gene encoding cyclic pyranopterin monophosphate synthase MoaC, producing the protein MSGLTHFDEAGNAVMVDVSEKDVTARVAVAEGRVVMAPATLAAIRDRGIAKGDVLAVARLAGIMAAKRTAELIPLCHPLPLSSVTLALETEGDETVRITATVKVTGRTGVEMEALTAVSVAALTVYDMCKAIDRAMRIEGIRLVHKSGGRSGVYDAP; encoded by the coding sequence ATGAGCGGGCTGACCCATTTCGACGAGGCAGGCAACGCGGTGATGGTCGACGTCTCGGAGAAGGACGTCACCGCCCGCGTCGCCGTCGCAGAGGGGCGGGTGGTGATGGCGCCGGCCACGCTCGCCGCGATCCGCGACCGGGGCATCGCCAAGGGAGACGTGCTCGCGGTCGCGCGGCTTGCCGGCATCATGGCGGCGAAGCGCACGGCGGAGCTGATCCCGCTCTGCCATCCGCTGCCGCTCTCCTCGGTCACGCTCGCGCTCGAGACAGAGGGGGACGAGACGGTGCGGATCACCGCGACGGTGAAGGTGACGGGCCGCACCGGCGTCGAGATGGAGGCGCTGACCGCTGTCTCGGTTGCGGCGCTCACGGTCTATGACATGTGCAAGGCGATCGACCGGGCGATGCGAATCGAGGGGATCCGGCTCGTCCACAAGTCCGGCGGGCGAAGCGGCGTCTACGACGCGCCATGA
- a CDS encoding anthranilate synthase component II — MILLVDNYDSFTFNLFHFLGELGEEVEVVRNDALSADEALALRPEAVVLSPGPCDPDRAGICLDLIRQGAGRVPMLGVCLGHQAIGQAFGGRVVRAPKPWHGKVDRIEHSGTDIFDGVPQGFRATRYHSLVVERDTLPAVLEATAFNAEGLIMALRHRSLPIFGVQFHPESIASEHGHRLLANFMALARRERRAPVPA, encoded by the coding sequence ATGATCCTGCTCGTCGACAACTACGACAGTTTCACCTTCAACCTTTTCCACTTCCTCGGCGAGCTCGGTGAGGAGGTGGAGGTGGTGCGCAACGATGCCCTCTCCGCCGACGAGGCGCTTGCGCTCCGCCCGGAAGCCGTCGTGCTCAGCCCAGGGCCTTGCGACCCCGACCGGGCGGGGATCTGCCTCGACCTCATCCGCCAGGGTGCAGGGCGCGTGCCGATGCTCGGCGTGTGCCTCGGCCACCAGGCGATCGGCCAGGCTTTCGGTGGACGTGTGGTTCGTGCGCCGAAGCCCTGGCACGGCAAGGTCGATCGGATCGAGCATTCCGGCACCGACATCTTCGACGGCGTGCCTCAGGGTTTCCGCGCCACGCGCTACCACTCTCTCGTGGTCGAGCGCGACACGCTGCCCGCCGTTCTGGAGGCGACAGCGTTCAACGCCGAAGGTCTTATCATGGCGCTCCGACACCGCTCGCTGCCGATCTTCGGCGTCCAGTTCCATCCCGAAAGCATCGCCTCCGAGCACGGGCACAGGCTCCTCGCCAACTTCATGGCGCTCGCCCGCCGCGAGAGGCGGGCGCCGGTGCCGGCATGA
- a CDS encoding histidine phosphotransferase family protein encodes MGGGETPRAAQRFAEVVAARLCHDISGPLSIIANAVELARQEGGREGGEAIGLMAEGACEVAARVKLLRSLFGPPSGPLSAEEVGALVRGTIGSGRVEVDLSPLAPGTVFRPETGRVVLASLVVAAEALPRGGTVRLHGGAEDFAVVIEGQNAAWPAHLTAVLGGAAPLDAAVAGGPRGLMGPYLALLAREAGLVPSLLMGAGTPLLRLAGAAG; translated from the coding sequence ATGGGTGGCGGGGAGACGCCTCGAGCGGCGCAGCGCTTCGCGGAAGTGGTGGCTGCACGCCTCTGTCACGACATCAGCGGCCCGCTCTCGATCATCGCCAATGCCGTCGAGCTGGCGCGTCAGGAGGGCGGGCGCGAGGGAGGCGAAGCGATCGGGCTGATGGCCGAGGGCGCCTGCGAGGTCGCCGCGCGCGTCAAGCTGCTCCGCTCCCTGTTCGGTCCTCCTTCCGGCCCTCTCTCTGCCGAGGAGGTCGGGGCGCTCGTGCGCGGCACGATCGGAAGCGGCCGTGTCGAGGTCGATCTCTCCCCGCTCGCTCCCGGAACGGTGTTCCGGCCCGAGACCGGGCGCGTCGTGCTCGCGTCCCTGGTCGTGGCGGCGGAAGCACTGCCGCGAGGCGGAACGGTCCGGCTCCATGGCGGGGCCGAGGATTTCGCCGTGGTGATCGAGGGCCAGAACGCGGCCTGGCCCGCGCATCTGACCGCGGTTCTGGGCGGGGCTGCGCCGCTCGACGCTGCCGTTGCCGGCGGCCCGCGCGGCCTGATGGGGCCCTATCTCGCGCTGCTTGCGCGCGAGGCGGGCCTCGTGCCCTCGCTTCTGATGGGAGCGGGCACGCCGCTCCTGCGCCTTGCCGGCGCCGCGGGCTGA
- a CDS encoding ABC transporter permease, giving the protein MSFWRRFARNLGAMAGLVILLLVALMAALAPVIYPFSPWEMRGIPFMPPGEGGFLLGSDSLGRDVAAGIAHGALVSFLVGGVSTVVALALGVTLGSVAGYFGGWVDDAIMRFTEFFQTIPSFVLAVVLVAIFTPSITSIVVAIALVSWPPVTRVVRAEFLSLRSREFVQAAEVLGRGPIAIMATEILPNALSPIIVLASLMVATAILLESSLSFLGLGDPNLMSWGFMIGSGRSVIRIAWWMSVFPGIAIFLTVLALNLVGEGLNDALNPRLARRGALPA; this is encoded by the coding sequence GTGAGCTTCTGGCGTCGCTTCGCCCGCAATCTCGGGGCGATGGCCGGGCTCGTGATCCTTCTCCTCGTCGCCCTGATGGCGGCGCTCGCCCCCGTGATCTACCCATTCAGCCCGTGGGAGATGCGCGGCATCCCCTTCATGCCGCCGGGCGAGGGCGGCTTCCTGCTCGGCTCGGACAGCCTCGGCCGCGACGTCGCCGCCGGGATCGCGCATGGCGCTCTCGTCTCGTTCCTTGTCGGCGGCGTCTCGACCGTGGTGGCGCTCGCGCTCGGCGTCACGCTCGGCTCGGTGGCGGGCTATTTCGGCGGCTGGGTCGATGACGCGATCATGCGCTTCACGGAGTTCTTCCAGACAATCCCGAGCTTCGTGCTCGCGGTGGTTCTGGTCGCGATCTTCACACCTTCCATCACCTCGATCGTCGTCGCAATCGCTCTGGTGTCCTGGCCGCCGGTGACGCGCGTGGTGCGGGCCGAGTTCCTGTCCTTGCGCTCGCGCGAGTTCGTTCAGGCGGCGGAGGTGCTCGGCCGCGGCCCCATCGCCATCATGGCCACCGAGATCCTGCCGAACGCGCTCTCGCCCATCATCGTTCTCGCCTCGCTGATGGTCGCGACCGCGATCCTGCTCGAGAGCTCGCTCTCCTTCCTTGGCTTGGGCGATCCGAACCTGATGTCCTGGGGGTTCATGATCGGCTCCGGCCGAAGCGTGATCCGAATCGCCTGGTGGATGAGCGTCTTTCCAGGGATCGCCATCTTCCTCACCGTGCTCGCCTTGAACCTTGTCGGCGAGGGGCTGAACGATGCGCTGAACCCGCGGCTTGCCCGCCGCGGCGCGCTGCCGGCGTGA
- a CDS encoding ABC transporter permease: protein MGATKLLRFLAGRSVKAVVVIIAIIVFQFLLIRLAPGDPASVIAGQSGAADPLFMQQLREQFGLDRPLHEQLLIYLRDMLSLDLGFSHRQQQPVAQLIFERLPATLLLTGTAFLFAVSVGVALGVMAARRVGRAADSVITVLALTFYATPIFWVGLLLVLVFSVWLEWLPSFGMHTVGAELGGLARALDVAKHLVLPALTLGLFFLAIYARLARASMLEVADQDFVRTARAKGVPEGRIVRAHILRNALLPVITFAGIQAGQLVGGSILVETVFAWPGIGRLAFDALLARDYATLLGVFFCTAVMVVLFNLVTDLLYAVVDPRVEVA, encoded by the coding sequence ATGGGTGCGACGAAGCTTCTGAGGTTCCTTGCCGGCAGGAGCGTGAAGGCGGTGGTCGTGATCATCGCGATCATCGTCTTTCAGTTCCTGCTGATCCGGCTTGCGCCCGGCGATCCGGCAAGCGTGATCGCCGGGCAGTCCGGTGCCGCCGATCCGCTCTTCATGCAGCAGCTCCGCGAGCAGTTCGGTCTTGACCGGCCGCTGCACGAGCAGCTCTTGATCTATCTCCGCGACATGCTGAGCCTCGATCTCGGGTTCAGCCACAGGCAGCAGCAGCCGGTGGCGCAGCTGATCTTTGAGCGCCTCCCGGCCACGCTCCTGCTCACCGGCACGGCCTTCCTGTTCGCCGTCTCTGTCGGTGTGGCGCTCGGCGTGATGGCGGCACGTCGCGTCGGGCGAGCAGCGGACAGCGTCATCACCGTGCTCGCGCTGACGTTCTACGCGACGCCGATCTTCTGGGTCGGGCTTCTGCTCGTGCTCGTGTTCTCCGTCTGGCTCGAGTGGCTGCCGAGCTTCGGCATGCACACGGTCGGCGCCGAGCTCGGCGGCCTTGCCCGAGCGCTCGACGTGGCGAAGCACCTGGTCCTGCCCGCCCTGACCCTCGGCCTCTTCTTTCTTGCGATCTACGCCCGGCTTGCGCGCGCCTCCATGCTCGAGGTGGCCGACCAGGACTTCGTGCGCACCGCCCGCGCCAAGGGCGTTCCGGAGGGGCGGATCGTGCGCGCGCACATCCTGCGCAACGCGCTCCTGCCCGTGATCACCTTCGCCGGAATCCAGGCAGGCCAGCTCGTGGGCGGATCGATCCTGGTTGAGACCGTGTTCGCCTGGCCCGGTATTGGCCGCCTTGCCTTCGATGCTCTGCTCGCGCGCGACTATGCGACGCTGCTCGGGGTGTTCTTCTGCACGGCGGTGATGGTCGTCCTCTTCAACCTCGTGACCGACCTCCTCTACGCGGTGGTCGATCCCCGGGTGGAGGTGGCATGA